The Halioglobus maricola genome segment AGCGATACAGTCCAACAACGTGCTTTTGCCACTGCCGCTGGGGCCATAGATCGCGGTCACACCTTCCCCGGGCAGTGCCGTCTGCAGTGCCAGTTCGAATCCGTTTTCGCCGCCGCAGCGCAGGTCCAGGAGCAACATCAGCTACTCACCTTCCAACCGGCGCCCTTGCGGTAGACCACAAACAGCAGTGCCAGCGAGAACAGCAGCAGGCCGGCGGCCAGGCGATGGGCCTCGTCGAATCGTAGCGACTCAACCTGATCGTAGAGGGCTATCGACAGAACCTGGGTCTCGCCGGGTATGTTGCCGCCGATCATCAATACCACGCCGAACTCGCCTATCGTGTGAGCAAATCCCAATACTGCCGCAGCGACGAAGCTGCGTTTGGTCAGGGGCAGGACCACGGAGCGAAACTGGTCGGCGGGCGTCGCCCCCATGGTTGCGGCGGCGTCCAGCAAGCCGTTCGGTACTCGTTGGAAAGCGGCCTGCAATGGCTGCACCACGAATGGCAGAGAGTAGATGACCGAGCCGATCACCAGGGCTGAAAAACTGAACGCCAATTGATCACCTGACACGGCCTGCCAGGCTTTTCCAACCGGCGAGTTTGGCGCCAAAGCGAGCAAGAGGTAGAACCCCAGGACGGTAGGAGGCAGTACCAGAGGCAGGGCCACCACCGCTTCGACCATGGCCGCCAGGTTGCCGCGCCGGCGCGCCAGCCACCAGGCCAGTGGGGTACCCAGTAGCAGCAAGATGACGGTAGTCGTGGTGGCCAATGCCGCAG includes the following:
- the modB gene encoding molybdate ABC transporter permease subunit, which codes for MPLSAAELDAIALTAALATTTTVILLLLGTPLAWWLARRRGNLAAMVEAVVALPLVLPPTVLGFYLLLALAPNSPVGKAWQAVSGDQLAFSFSALVIGSVIYSLPFVVQPLQAAFQRVPNGLLDAAATMGATPADQFRSVVLPLTKRSFVAAAVLGFAHTIGEFGVVLMIGGNIPGETQVLSIALYDQVESLRFDEAHRLAAGLLLFSLALLFVVYRKGAGWKVSS